The genomic DNA aaagaaggaaagagattctttaaaaaatgataaatatccAAGTTTCATacagaaatgtgttgtgttaGCAGGGGAAGGTATGTTGAAGGTTTCCTACATCTTCCCAAATGGAGACAGATATGGTAGGTATGTGATGATTAAGTTAGACAGCCACATTGCACAGGTCTGTGTTAACTTCTCTTCCCCCCACAGAGGGGGAGTGCTGCAGGTCGGCCTCTGGAGCAATGGTGAGAACTGGTGTTGGTAAACACACTTCAGCAAATGGGATCGTATACACTGGAGAGTGGCGTGAGGACAGGGTAATGCAACAACTACATGCCTACATGGCCCTCGGGCGTCTGTGACTCAAGCCTGGATGGTTGTGGTTCTCTGGGGTTAGTCACGCTCGTTCTCTGTCCCCTCCTCTGTCCTTCTCCCCACAAACCCCACAGATGCACGGCAGAGGGACCCTGCAGCATCCTTCCGGAGTCCTGTATGAAGGAGAATTCAAAGACAACATGTACCACGGCATGGGGACATATACTTTCCCAGATGGCTCCACTTACAATGGTCACTTCCACGAGAACATGTAAAAAGAAGTCTGTTTAGACACACGTGTTTTCTAGAGTTTCCACAGTAATGTTCTGCAGTTGAGGGATATAATACAGCAGCAGCTGTAAGGCTCCTGTTCAATATCAGTGGATTAATATTGGCAGataatcagtgtttgttttactaATGAATTTTGCAATGTTATTTTATGCAAATATGCCACATGTTGTTGTGCTTGAGCTTCTCCAATGTGTGGAtttgcttttgtctttgtcttatGCTATAGTAAAATCATAACATTTGGGTTTTGCACTGTTGCTCAGACATGGGATaaagatttttaatatttatagagagaaaaataatcagTCAATTGGTTGATATCGCCAGTAATAATTAGATGCAGCCTATGTATGGGCCACTATATCCTGCATAAATGGTTTAGAGACAGGAAActatttccatttttctttgttATACTAATGTCTTACAGATGATTGAACTGATGTGTGTTTCCAGGTTGGAGGGAGATGGAGCTTTCACCAACACACAAGGCCTGGTTTGGACGGGAGAGTTTCACGGCAAAACGGCTCTGGGGCtgaaaatgcagcacaacatttagacaaaaacaaacattaccgTTCTGCTGTGTACAGAACATTGTAGAAAACCGTATATTGTgaattagaattttttttccacGTAAGTATTATATTCCAGATTTGTGCATTAAATATGGGTAGATAAACCCTGAGGATCACatccatgtgtttctgtgtattggTTAAATAGCCATGCAGCCAGTGAGTCATGTCCTCTGAGTCACGCTCTCAGCTCTGTGTCCTGCTCTACTGGTTGTGTTGCTCTAGCAAagcaagtgtttgtgtgagagggaCATATCACACGGtggattattatttatttttttaccataATTCACTTTTATGTAGCTCTGAGAGAAGAAATGCATTAGTTGCACTTTTTTGTTGAGTTGTTTAGACCcttctttagtttttacaaacTATGCGCTATTAAAACCTCAAAATTTGAATTATCTTTCCCTGAAGGACAAGCACAGGGGTTTTACATCACTACACCTCCAGCCAGTCACAGGGGGGCATATGCTCACAACCCCATTTGCAGCAGCTGTACCCAAACTGTTGGAACATTGGCCCGAGGaagtgtttgatgtgatgtgagTGGGTGGTCAGTTTGACCTTCaccatgcgtgtgtgtgacccAGCCCTCCCACCCGCTGTCTCTCTGCACGACTCCCTCAGCTGACAAATAATTATTTCCCCAACAATCACAATTGTTCAATATTGTTTAATAAGCAACTCTGATATTGTTATTTGTCATTTGATAATGCCTCTATATATCTGCAATTGCACATACCCCTGAATAAAATTCAGTATTGAGTATTCATCTATACGATACAGATATGTTAATGCatgtaagaaaaacacataaatattgTAGTAACATCCAAACAATGCTAAACACGCCTGGTAAGATACTGTACCAGATACAAGAAAACAGCACTTTCATTGATTGTACAATTTTCAGGtagaaaataacatttctgtATTGCAAACCTTAGTggtgataaattaaaaaaaacgtaCATATCATCATGGAGgcaacaataattaaataaaaagagaaaatggcaCGCTAATTTGGCACAAGATACAAAAAAGACATAGATACTCAATCACAATGAGTTATTGTGTTTGCTTACACACTAAATGTTtagatcatagactgtatataaaaatggatgacataacagtgaagccaaagcatcttgatcgccctatagtggttggctgcagtataggtaaTAAATCCTGTCACCTCGCACTTGAGGTGTGTGCCAGATGTGTATTATCACTACATGTCGTGAGCTAAACGATGAGACAGAAGCTTTTAAAA from Paralichthys olivaceus isolate ysfri-2021 chromosome 23, ASM2471397v2, whole genome shotgun sequence includes the following:
- the morn2 gene encoding MORN repeat-containing protein 2 isoform X1 produces the protein MLKVSYIFPNGDRYEGECCRSASGAMVRTGVGKHTSANGIVYTGEWREDRMHGRGTLQHPSGVLYEGEFKDNMYHGMGTYTFPDGSTYNGHFHENMLEGDGAFTNTQGLVWTGEFHGKTALGLKMQHNI
- the morn2 gene encoding MORN repeat-containing protein 2 isoform X2, which produces MVRTGVGKHTSANGIVYTGEWREDRMHGRGTLQHPSGVLYEGEFKDNMYHGMGTYTFPDGSTYNGHFHENMLEGDGAFTNTQGLVWTGEFHGKTALGLKMQHNI